DNA sequence from the Arthrobacter crystallopoietes genome:
TCTCCAGCCCGCGGGTCATCGCGAATCTTTACCTGGCCTATCACGAGGACATCCTCGCGCTTGAAGAGATCGTCCTGGTGTGAGGGAGGCGCTGGGGCGTTCGAAAAGCGTGCGCGGTGTAGCTTGGGATTAGCCAATGACCGTTTTCCGAGGGGAGCCTTGACGATGACCGATCTTTATCTGTCCGGAGATCCGGTTGCTGATGATCTGCTGAACGCCAATCCGTTCGCCCTGCTCACGGGAATGCTGCTCGATCAACAGATCCCGATGGAAGTGGCCTTCAGCGGTCCGGCAAAAATGGCCGACCGTCTCGGCGGGCTGGACGCGCAGCAGGTCGCCGACATGGATCCCGACGAGTTCCTCGAAGTGTTCCGGCAGAAACCCGCCGTTCACCGGTTCCCGAAGTCCATGGCTGGCCGCGTGCAGGATCTCGCACGCTCAATCGTTGAGGATTACGGCGGCGATGCGTCGGGCATCTGGACTGCCGGAAATCCGAGTGGTGCCGAGGTGCTTGCCCGGCTGAAAATGCTGCCCGGGTTTGGCGAGCAGAAGGCGAAGATCTTCCTGGCGCTGCTGGGCAAGCAGTTTGGGCTGGAGGCGCCGGGCTGGCGGGAGGCAGCAGGGGATTACGGGCGCAGCGATGTCGCGATGTCGATCGCCGACGTCACCGGTCCGGAGTCTCTTGTCGCAGTGCGCGCATACAAGCAACAGCAGAAGGCGAAGAAGAAGTAGCGGTAGCTCTGGCCTTGCCCGATGAAAGATTCCGCCGTCAGTTCAAATTTTCGCCGAGCAGGCCGTATTTCATGATCACGTTGCCCTTGCTGGTGATCTGTGAGTCCTGCAGGAACAGGCGCGTTGTCGGATCCTCGGGTTCGAAGAGGCGCTTGCCCTTGCCGGCGACGACCGGATGCTGCATCAGCGTCAGTGAGTCGAGCAGCCCGGCGAACAGCAGCTGGCGCACAACAGAGATACTGCCGCAAACGGCTATATCGTCGCCGTCGCCCTTCTTGAGCTCGCGCACGAAGTCTTCCAGTCCGCCGTCGATTAGCCGGGAGTTCTGCCACTCGAGGTTGCCGCTGAGCGTCCGGGATGCAACAAACTTCTCGATCGGGTTGATGAAGTCGGCGAACGGGTCCGAGGCGGTGGGCCAGTAGTCGGCCCACTGCTCGTAGGTCACCCGGCCCAGGATCACCGTGGAAGTGCTGTTGATGAAGTCGCCCAGGCCCGCGCCGAGTTCATCATCGAAACTGTCGAACTGCCACTGGTCCGGCGCTTCGACCACGCCGTCGACGGAGTGGAAGAGGCCTGAGGTAACTTTCCGCATGAGTATTCTCGTTTCTGCTGCTGGCTGCCTGGATCGGACTGTGAGTAGAACTGGCTGGTCGCAGGCTAGCGGAGCCGGGTGGGAAGGACAATACTTGGGGCATGGCACGCCCAAACGTCCCGCCCAATACCGTTACTGTCTTTACGGATGTGATGTGCGGCTGGTCCACGCTGGCCCTGCACCGCTTTTACCAGGCTCGTGACGCGGCCGGATTGACCGGCCGCCTGCATGTTGACCTGCAGCTGTTCCTGCTCGAGGACCTCAACCGCACGGCCCTCACAACCCGGATGATCGAACCGGAGAAGTCCGCCATCAACGCGCTGGCTCCTGAGCTGGAGTTCAAACAGTGGCAGCGCGATCCCTACGAGTGGCCCGTGACCAGCCTGCCGGCCAACGAAGCGGTCCACGCTGCCAAAGAACAATCGCTCGCTGCGGCGGAGGAACTCGACATGGCGCTGCGGCTCGCGTTCTGGCGGGACAGCCGCTGCATCAGCATGCGCCACGAAATTCTCGACGTCGCAACGGCGTGCAGTGCAGTCGACGTCGACAGGCTGCGCGACGCTTTCGACACTGGTCGAGCACGAGGACCCATGATGCAGTCCTACTTTGCCCACCGCGACGAAGTCCAGGGCAGCCCGCACTTCTTTCTCGCCGACGGTACGGATGTGGCCAATCCTGGAATGGAGCTGCACCAGGAAGACCAGGATGGCGCCGAAGTTCCGGTGGTCGACGACGACGAGCCCGGCGTCTACGACGGGCTGGTCCGGCACGCGGCGGCGGCCGGCGTCGGATAGCCGCACGAGGTCCATTGCCCGCATAACGGATTGAAAACGGCCTGCGGGGTTGTGGGGCGTTGCAGAGCTTGGCAGAGTGGTAATCGTGCTGATGGAACGGCGCAGACAGCCTCACAGCAGGACAATCAGGAAAGCGGGTACATCATGCAGATCGACAAGCAGCAGATCCTCGACCTCCTCCGGTCTACGGGCGACACAGGCAAGGCCGACCAGGCGCAGCAGGAGCTGCCTGACCAGGTAGACACCGAACGTGATTCCGGACTGCTATCCAAGCTCGGGATCGACGTCAACGACTTGCTTAGCAAACTCCCCGGCGGACTGGGCGAAAAGCTCGGCGGCCTCGGAGACAAGCTCGGCGGCTTCGGCCGCTGACCCAACAGCCACCATCTAAGCTCCGGCCCGGCACACCGCACGATAGTTGGGGGTGTCGGGCCGGCCTCTCCCATAAAGTTGCCAGGCGGAGGAGTTGCCATGCTGATCCTGTTCGGCTTCAGCAGGAGGCCGCGCGTGCTCGCCACCCGGCCGGGCACTTGCCCGTTCTGCGGTGTGAGCGGGCCGCAGCGCCTCATTGAGGAAGCCGGCAAATTCTCCCTCTTCTTCATCCCGATCTTCACCACCAGCCGCCGCTATTACTCGGAGTGCCTGCATTGCGGGCGCCACAACGAGATCTCCCGGCAGCAAAAGGACGCGCTCCTGCGGGCCTGACGCGCTTCCCTCCTCGGGCCTGACGCGCTCCCGCAGGCACAGCAGCGTCATTTCGCGGTGGCGGTACCCATCACGAGCGGGTTGAGCGGCTGCCATTTCGGCCCGATGAAGAACTCTTCGTCCAGCTTCACGGTAAAGCCGGCGGTGGCCATGGCTCCCACGGTGTCGCGGTTGGGATTGCAGCCTTGGGCGGCGAAACGCCAGACCGGGCGGACCAGATCCTGCACCTTGGCATGAACACCGAACCCGCGGACATGTTCCAGAAACAGCAGTTTTCCGCCGGGCTTGAGCACCCGCCGTGCCTCGGCCAGGGCGGATGCCTGGTCCGGCACCGTGCAGAGCACCAGAGTGTAGACCACGGCATCAACGCTGGAATCCTCTGCGGGAAGCCGGTCCGCTTCGCCGTCGTCGATCGTCACGTCTGTCGTAGCGGTGCCGATTTTCGCTTCCAGCCGCTTGCGCATATCCGGGTCCGGCTCCACCGCAACAACAGTGCACGACGGCGGGAAATGCGGCAGGTTGGCCCCGGTCCCGGCGCCGACGTCGATCACCCTGCCCTGCAAGCCGGACAGCAGCGCAGCCCGGCGCCGACCGAGGACCTGGGACTCGGCGAAGCGCGTGGCGGAGTCGTAGCGTGCGGCAAAGAACGCGCTTTTCAGCCCCACGGTGTACCCGCCTTCCGTCGAGCAGCCGCCGTTTGCCCGGCGGGCGTGCGCCGCTCAGTAGTCATCGTCGCGAACATCTTCGTCCCGGTCCGCATCAAATTCGGCTTCATCGTCCTGGGCCCCGGCGGGAGCGGGACCGAGGGCGGCGAGGACTTCCTTGGCAACGGCCTCGCTGGACTGCGGGTTCTGCCCGCTGATGAGGTTACCGTCGATGACCACATTGCTGGCCCACGCGGGACCCGCCTGCACAATGGCGCCGTTGGCCCGCAGCGTCGACTCGACCAGCCAGGGTGTGTTGTCGCCGGTGCCGCCGCCGAGCTCTTCCTCGTCCGTGAAAACGGTCAGGCGCCTGCCCACAAAGGCGAATTCGCCGTCGTCGTTCCTCGCGCTGAGCAATCCGGCCGGGCCATGGCAGAACGGGGCGATGATGATTTCCGCGCGGTCCGCCTCGGCCAGCAGCCGGCCCAGATCCGAATCCGTGGCGAGGTCGGCCATGGGGCCGTGGCCGCCGGGCAGCACAATCGCGTTGTAGTACGTGGGGTCTACCTCGGAGAGCACAAAGGGGTGCGAAAGCTCGGCGTCGATCTCCGCCAGATAGGCGGTGAAGTCCTCGGCCTTCTGCTGGCTGCCGGCCGACTCCGCGGTGAGGCTGATGGCATCCACCGTAGGCTTTTTGCCGCCGGGCGTCGCGATATTGACGGTGTGGCCGGCTTCGCTCAGGAGACGGTGGGAGACCACCAGCTCCTCGGCCCAGTAGCCGGTGGGGTGCTCGGTGCCGTCCTTCATAGTGAGCGAGTTTGCGGCCGAGACGACCATAAGGATCCGTGCCATGCTAATGCTCCTTGCGCCGGGATGGATATCTCCACCGTGCCACAGCGGCGGCGCCGGCAACAGGGTGGGAACCGGCACTCTTGTTTTCCCCAACGTTGCGGTGGAAGTATTCGACCATGAATACGTCCCTGACTATCGGTTATGCCGCGATGCTCGAGCAGTTCCACCCGCGCGCGGCAGTCGAGCTCTCCGAATATGCCGAGCAGAAGGGCTTTTCCGGCGTGATGGCGGCGGATCATTTCCAGCCGTGGGTGCCGGCCCAAGGCGAATCGGCCTTCGTCTGGAATGTGCTCGCAGCCCTGGGGGAACGGACCACGGGGGACATCGGGCCCGGCGTCACGTGCCCGACCTTCCGCTGGCATCCGGCGATAGTAGCGCAGGCCTCGGCGACGCTGGCCGCCATGTATCCGGGCCGGCACTGGCTGGGCCTGGGATCGGGCGAGGCGCTGAACGAGCACATCATCGGGCAGTACTGGCCGGAACCGCCGGAGCGCATCAACCGCATGTTCGAGGCGATCGAGATCATCAACAAGCTGTTCACCAACTCGCTGGCGGGCAAGGATGTCCGGCACAACGGCGCCTACTACAGGATGGAGTCCACCC
Encoded proteins:
- a CDS encoding HhH-GPD-type base excision DNA repair protein; translation: MTDLYLSGDPVADDLLNANPFALLTGMLLDQQIPMEVAFSGPAKMADRLGGLDAQQVADMDPDEFLEVFRQKPAVHRFPKSMAGRVQDLARSIVEDYGGDASGIWTAGNPSGAEVLARLKMLPGFGEQKAKIFLALLGKQFGLEAPGWREAAGDYGRSDVAMSIADVTGPESLVAVRAYKQQQKAKKK
- a CDS encoding dihydrofolate reductase family protein, whose translation is MRKVTSGLFHSVDGVVEAPDQWQFDSFDDELGAGLGDFINSTSTVILGRVTYEQWADYWPTASDPFADFINPIEKFVASRTLSGNLEWQNSRLIDGGLEDFVRELKKGDGDDIAVCGSISVVRQLLFAGLLDSLTLMQHPVVAGKGKRLFEPEDPTTRLFLQDSQITSKGNVIMKYGLLGENLN
- a CDS encoding DsbA family oxidoreductase, translating into MARPNVPPNTVTVFTDVMCGWSTLALHRFYQARDAAGLTGRLHVDLQLFLLEDLNRTALTTRMIEPEKSAINALAPELEFKQWQRDPYEWPVTSLPANEAVHAAKEQSLAAAEELDMALRLAFWRDSRCISMRHEILDVATACSAVDVDRLRDAFDTGRARGPMMQSYFAHRDEVQGSPHFFLADGTDVANPGMELHQEDQDGAEVPVVDDDEPGVYDGLVRHAAAAGVG
- a CDS encoding zinc-ribbon domain-containing protein, which gives rise to MLILFGFSRRPRVLATRPGTCPFCGVSGPQRLIEEAGKFSLFFIPIFTTSRRYYSECLHCGRHNEISRQQKDALLRA
- a CDS encoding class I SAM-dependent methyltransferase, translated to MGLKSAFFAARYDSATRFAESQVLGRRRAALLSGLQGRVIDVGAGTGANLPHFPPSCTVVAVEPDPDMRKRLEAKIGTATTDVTIDDGEADRLPAEDSSVDAVVYTLVLCTVPDQASALAEARRVLKPGGKLLFLEHVRGFGVHAKVQDLVRPVWRFAAQGCNPNRDTVGAMATAGFTVKLDEEFFIGPKWQPLNPLVMGTATAK
- a CDS encoding type 1 glutamine amidotransferase domain-containing protein — encoded protein: MARILMVVSAANSLTMKDGTEHPTGYWAEELVVSHRLLSEAGHTVNIATPGGKKPTVDAISLTAESAGSQQKAEDFTAYLAEIDAELSHPFVLSEVDPTYYNAIVLPGGHGPMADLATDSDLGRLLAEADRAEIIIAPFCHGPAGLLSARNDDGEFAFVGRRLTVFTDEEELGGGTGDNTPWLVESTLRANGAIVQAGPAWASNVVIDGNLISGQNPQSSEAVAKEVLAALGPAPAGAQDDEAEFDADRDEDVRDDDY